The window CTTAACTGGTTTATACAATGGTGGTCATATCATCGCCCTACCATTCAAATCTGCTAGAAGAATATCTACAACTCTATAAAAAAATGGATCAAGGTATCACCGTTTTTAACGAaattatatcattcagatcatgtctGTAACCTTGACAAAattgatcagatgtatttcttTATAGAATTCTCCATTCCATGAGTACATAAATGGAGTGTTGAATTTGAATATACAAAAGAACAAATACTcgggctctatagaatattttataacaattttttagAAAAACTGACAAGAAAAGACCTATTCACTAAATTACCATATGGTAGAAATCTGGTAGAGTCCATTAATAAAAAGATCCATGAATACTCTAATACTCCTCAAAAGAAAGTCATTGAAGATAAAAATCTCAGCTACATTTTCAGACGAATTTCTGTTCATGAAGgagataaaatagaaatgattGAACAATATTTGAAAGAGGTTCGCAGAAATTTAATGAAAATTGTCGAACAACACTCAGATGCTTCCATGAAAAGCATTACAAGTGAAGAAACAGCCGAAGATATTCCAGATTTTCAGCCACTTACTTCAGAAaatattctaaataaagaagaaattgaaaaaacgAAAAAATTGCTTTGACAGCTCAAAAAAGGAGAAGACAAGATATGACCTAAAGGACCCAGATACTATATTTACTATGTTTGTCTTATATATGTGGGACCTTTTAGAATATTAAAATACTATGCATAGGGACCCGGATGTGGGACCCTTAAGTACTGTGTGCAGATGTTTTCTCTTCTATATATAGGTACCTCATTTGTTAGGGAGGTACAAGTTagaaattttcatttttcctttctctctctAAGCCCAGTACTCcaccatctcttttttttttctcttgtatATGATTTGAAGGTTTAAATAAAAGAAGGCAAATAGTCTCCGTTAATCACTATTTCGGTCTTGCATCCGACCAAATTTAAGGTACTTATTCCCTCTCTTTTGACGTACTTTTAATATTTCTTCTTCCCTTCCAGCCGTGACTATGGCCGGCTAAAAGACTTCTCATAcctatgttgaagatctaacttcgttTACAAggtaactatgaaagatccagactatatcaaaatatgaaagaatttttctatagtttcttgacttggttccgaaATATAGTATAGTTGAGTTTAATATTTCTTATGTtggctttgtcttagtgactacgtctagtaagttgtgcttcTTTAGCCAGTGTGAAATGAAGAAAAATAGGGCGACCTTTTGCACAATCAGAACTTGTAGACAAATGGATTCAATATGAGTATATTAAATATCTGACAGGCCCCTTGTTTGGGTAAAAAGAGTAATTCTTTCATACAGTCATTAAGTTATTcgaaaattcttttatattttggttaGTGCTTTAGTTCGGTATTTCGACTATGAATTAATCGGATATTTGGAAGTTAGAGTCTGGCAGGCACCACGATTTACCCCCGCTACCTGCCTGataatcaatttaatttttaggaAATAACTGTTAAGAGGGAGTCATTTTTATGTTCTTCGTATTTAGGGTACGCTCTCCCTTTTTTTAGGGGGACTTTTCCCTTGTGTTAAAAgtaattcttttattcttctaattGTATCAAATTAACATATATTAATATTCTCTCTAATATGTTTGTTTTCATTATATAACTACATAAAGTACTgataatcaaaatttaatttctaaaatataatttgtaaagaTAATTTAATGAAACAAACCTATAACATAAATATCCTCTTCGTCCATGTTTAACTAATACACTTCTTACTTATCAATAAATAAAAGGacaattttactatatcgcctGAAATATTATATGTTGAGAAATgacttgaaaataaatatagtgcttaaaaataaaaataaaataggtatgaaataattattattccctctgttttaatttgtttgatctacttttatttttaatcgattttttttaaaaatgactatttttcttttttagcaactctttaatttcaactttttatataGTTTGTTGATATCACaaaattaaatgacattttagtacatttgacatctttaatttaagactacaacattcaattttattttactattttcttaaatttcacgATAAATTCAAACGATCAATCAATTTGAAACAAGAAGTATCTCTTAATTATTAAATTGATTAAATAAAAACAAGGAGATTAATTTTCCAACGAGAATGTCAAGTCAACAAACAAGCGCATCTAAAAAGAAAGGATCACAGAGCGTACATAGTCTACAAGTCACAAACAATTCACTGCATCAGGTACACCTTAGAAAGTCAAATATTGACTATAGTCTATAGTATGGCTTAAACAAGAACTCACCTAGAAAAAAcaggaaaatgaaaatatatgcatGTAGTATAAGAAAGTTTACACTGTTAAGAGTATATAACATGCAGCTCATTTGTTTTTATATGAAGTGTTTAGTGATTAGTGTATATATAGTATAAGAAGCTTACTAGGGCAGTTAGAGATGCTGGCGTTAGTGAGCTTGCATGCTGAAGGAAGCTGAAGTAATTTATCTTCTTGAATGCCCATGCTCTTCAACTGAGGGCTTGCTCCTTTATGGATCTGTTCTATTATGTAGCATAGGCAAACCGGATCATTTTCTTTTATCTCCTCCGCCGCATCGCAGCACTCCTTCGACGGAGACGGTGCCTTCCCCGTCGCGTATGTTAAACACGCCGCTACCTTTTGAAATTCCGCACCGCACTTTTCACCGAGGCTCTTATTATTATCATCCCCATAAGCTAATAATCCAGCACAAACGGTCAGTAAAACTACAAATTTATATGCACTTGCCATTTTTTTCAGGAGAGGAATGAAAGTTTGTATAGTAATTAAATGTAGATGTTTTTGTCCTTTGATATTTATGGACTAAACTCTAAAGTTTTCGTGGCTTATAAGTAGGAATTAATGGGCTGATGAATAATAAAGGTGGGTAGTTGGGGGCGTAATGAATGACGGGCTGGTTGTCAACATGTGAAGCGCGATGGTCTTAAATGAAGTTAGATGTCGTATCTGTATCTGATTCATTTCCGCTCATTCGTGATTATATTGGGGGTTTTCATCCGTTGATTACTAAGCAATGAGGCTTTTTCGCCAAATCTCAAATTACTTGTTTTAGTAGGTTTTTAATGAAATCATGATTCATCTCATGATTTCATATCATAAtatgaaatttcaatttttttaaaaaaaatataatttaagcattttaaattatgatttgaattttttttaacataaaaattaacttacaaatttatattttgtaaaaaacaGTGGTGGACTCAGGATTGTggtgcttaaaaaattaaaaagctgaaaaaaataaaaaagcacctCATGAAGGTTCGAACACAAGACGTCTCATCAATGGAGAACCTTAAATCAACCTAAATGTCAgtgcacccaaccaactttttgttttagtatagtgggtgcttttatatgttttataccaATTCtcgtatattttctatgtaattatacatATTCCGCATCGATTTAATGGGTGTTGAGCACCCCAAAGATATACATAGGTCCGCCCCTGATAAAAAGAATCCCAACATTTATAGTTACCAATcataaaatttatagttcatattATTACGTTTATCAATCTTTAAACTATTTATATCTCATTTAATTATTACTCTCATCAACATATAGTCCCATTTGGTCATGAGAAatattaccttttttttttttgaaaaatattttcttatttgtgtttggccataaaactccaaatacaacttgaagttctatttaaaaagtgaaaaaaagtctaatttattttcatttttttttNNNNNNNNNNNNNNNNNNNNNNNNNNNNNNNNNNNNNNNNNNNNNNNNNNNNNNNNNNNNNNNNNNNNNNNNNNNNNNNNNNNNNNNNNNNNNNNNNNNNGTCATTGATTTTTAAAATCAGTAAAATACTTTAATGGGCATCAACTCAATCAACAACGGCATCAATTTCTCTTTAACAACAAACAAATCTACCAACCCATTCACCCAATTATACGAAATtgaattcatcaaatttgatGAATTTCTGATAAGGGCAAGACGCGAAAAACAGAGGAAAATTAACAATGAGTTGACGATGACcttttttgatagaaaaatatCAATCGAATTTTCAGTTAATGAAAATCAACATTGTTGCAATTTGCGGAGGTTTTGAATAATAGGAGATTCAAGAACAGTGATACGGAGTTGAGAAGCATTGAAGTAATGAAAATCAAGtaaagaattgaaaattgtgaagaagaacaacaaaataAGTTTAGTAAAGGATTTGAAATAAAGAAGACGGGCGGGGTTACGAAGAAACGGGGTGGGGGGTACGAATAAGATGAAGAAACGGGGTGTTGGGAGGTGGGGGTAGGTGGAAGAGGGGTGTTGCGAAGAAGATGAAAGCTggatttcttatttattttttaaNNNNNNNNNNNNNNNNNNNNNNNNNNNNNNNNNNNNNNNNNNNNNNNNNNNNNNNNNNNNNNNNNNNNNNNNNNNNNNNNNNNNNNNNNNNNNNNNNNNNTAAAACACGCATTTTTTTGCCATGTCAGCTGTAGGAGTTGAATTTAATTTACTTGAAAGTTATTAAGGGGGAATGTAATTGTCCGtatagtttagggtctaaagtaagttataGAGACAATTTTAGGAGGGAAATGAtgtattttcttcaaaaaaaaataaaataaattaactatTAGGAATTATTTGACATGATAGATAAAAGCAAATAGCTCTAGATAAAATTTTGGTgtctcttaattttttatttgattgtcaagtttgaaataatttatttcgaAAGTAACAATTAATGTTGAaataagttattttctttatagatagtataattatatcaagataatttatcttgagataaaataattaaaacaacaaaattatccCTCAAATCTTTGCGTAATCACTTTTCTCATCTATATTTATAAGGAATAACTACATAACTTAGCAAACATAGACTCTTAATTACCTTATTTAgcctaagttttaattaattacaattcatagtctcctcttgcctattaattatcccTAATTACAATTCTTAGTCTCActcatgtattttttctttttctctattttttttttttttttctctttttttttttctttcttctccttttcattttttctccttcttttcatttgtgtgaACTagaaaacacaaatacaagtacgaactataaaatacaaatataaatgcgaattataaaacataaatacaagtgcgaactataaaatacaaatacaaatgtgaactataacatatagatacaagtgtgaactataaaatacaagtacaaatgcgaactataacatacaaatacaaatgcgaactataacatacaaatataagtgcgaaccataaaatacaaatataaatacaaattcgaactataaaatacaaatacaagtgtgaactataaaatacaaatacaaatacgaactatcatttgtattttttaattattgaaagtGAAtggttgattttctttctatgaatacttatttgtatttattgataaaaataaatataatttaattttttatacaaatacaatatatgcaaatacatattgtttttgtatttataaaatcgtttatttcatttgtttgtaattgtatttgtatgaagtgatatttatttatttacaaatacgaatgataattttgacaaTACCAAATGGTACATTCGTATCAAATGATACGttacatatttatacattttagaatcaagaaaatacaattagttcatttacttatttgtttacaaatacaaatgataaattatacatagtcacggctaaatacaatatgcaatcaacttacaagtacaaatacaaatacaaaataattctttaaaaagaaaaaggcatcaacgaaaatagaatacaaatacagttATAATCTAAAtgtacaaacacaataaaaccacaatacaaatataatccaatataatatacaatcaATTATAATACAACTACAAAacaattctttaaaatacaagtgcgaattatataaaatataaatgatggtgcgaactaacaaatacaaatacaagtgcgaactataaaatacaaatataaatgcgaactacaaaatacaaatacaagtgtgaagtTTAAATTACAAATgcagttgtatcaataaatataaaaatataaatgacggtgtgactacaaatatgataaacaattaTGGAATTTACGTTATCTTCCATGACTTGTGTtcgagtagtcatattttttgaaaatacaaaaaatataaaatgaaacaaaaaaatgaaagtacaaaaaagaaaacaaaaaaaatcaatgagaaaaaaaaaataagaaagataataGAAGTTAAGAGatagaagagacaaaaaaaataaaaagagaaaaacaaaaaaataaataggaaaaaatagaaaaaagaagaagaataaacgaggaaaacacacacaaaaaatataaaaataaaaaaaatgatagtatTTTTGGtaagactaaatatgtagtgtatttatatattttttttatgaatacagactattgagtacaagtgaatACAACGGCTGTAAATTGAATACATTGACTAACTaggtattgtatttatattttatatgaatacggACGATTGATAAAACCGAATACAATGGACATAAATTGAATACAACgattataaatgataattatgtaaaatattactATGTAAGGTGAGTTTTACAAGTGTAGTTATTTCTGAAAGATGCCCTATTTGTAAAGGGCCACTTGTTATAATGAGCATATTGAACTAGAATTGCTCCATCCTCTAAACCAGGATCCACTGGTCAACCATACCTATTATCATATAAAAACTAACTATACATAATTATGTCTAAGCCCTAttaaaactatatataaaaaacCTCCATCTTAGCTTCCGTATCTTACTAACTAGGAttggtaaataattatatataattatgacGCTTTTAATATT of the Capsicum annuum cultivar UCD-10X-F1 chromosome 11, UCD10Xv1.1, whole genome shotgun sequence genome contains:
- the LOC107852640 gene encoding non-specific lipid transfer protein GPI-anchored 1; amino-acid sequence: MASAYKFVVLLTVCAGLLAYGDDNNKSLGEKCGAEFQKVAACLTYATGKAPSPSKECCDAAEEIKENDPVCLCYIIEQIHKGASPQLKSMGIQEDKLLQLPSACKLTNASISNCPKLLKIPPNSPDYAIFTNVTKSHVSTPGGASSSSSSSSSSSQDTTKDVSNGFKNGPQLSVIGTVVAAALVAIFLSVIPRKLLVF